The bacterium nucleotide sequence AGAAAGGCCGGTGCTTTCTCAGGTCATAGATCGACTGGCGGCAATAGGGTATACTCACCTGGGAGACTTGGGCATTCTTGACCGCGAGGCATTCACTCTGCAAGATCAAAAATTGATCGAATCCCTGCCGCCGCATCATTTCTATGTGTGTATCGCCAGCGCTGCTTCATTACGCGATCACATATGTTTTCGCAATTTTATGCGTACGCATCCTGAGTGGGTGGATAGGCTTTCACAGCACAAACTGGAATTATGCAAGCAATTTGATAACGACCGCCAATCTTATATCGACGGCAAGTCTGATATGGTTTGTGAAATCACAACATTAGCCATGATGGGGAAGTAGCCAAAGCAATTTATGAACTTAAACCGACCAAAATTGCCCCCAGAACTATCAGCAAAATTCCCGCAGTACGCGCGATACCGAGTTTCTCTTTCATAACAAAAGCCGCATAAGCGCTTGCGATCAGGTAACTGAGTGCCGTAAGCGGATTTGCCACACTAACATCGATCCAGCCCAAGACAGCCACGTATGATCCGAAGTAGATCGCCATCGAGACCACTCCAAGTATCACCAGCGGCCTTGAAAAGACGAGTTTAGCTATTTTGGGCACGTCGCTGATGCGGCGGATGCTGACGGCTCCATTTTCCTGCATGCCTTTGCTCATCAGGATATCGCCGATAGCGCCGAATAAGATTGCCATCCCGAGGGAAATTCCAACTTTAAGCATTTATGTCCTCACCACCAGCGCTATTCCAGTCGCCACAAGTAAGCTTCCCGCCCAGCGCATAGGCGAGACATCTTCTCCCAGCAGTAAATATGCCAGAAGTGTGACGAGCACATAGTCGGCAGCAGTCAGCGGCAGCACATAGCTGAGTTCTTCCCATGACAGCGATGTAAGGTAGAGTATAAAGAACAACACCAGCAATAGCACACCTATCCAGACGAACGGGTTTGTCGAAGCGCAGATGAAATGACCATACAGGCAGAAATGTTGAGCTGCTTCCACATTTCGCATTCCGTAGCGGATAGATATGTCTCCGAACGCTCCGAATATGACCGCGAAGAACATCGCGATAAGCACTTTTATCTTGTTTCTGCTGAGCCTTTGCATCAACGTCTTTTCTCTCTGCACAATAGGTTCTATCTTTAAAGTCTTCTGATCCAACTCATATCCTCCAGAACAGACTTCACCGCTTCAAATGTGTTTATGTTGAAAAATCGCACTGCAGCTTTGCCCGGATGGCCGTTTACCAGAGAGCACTTGGCGTCATATATCGCCATACCTACTTCATGTAGCACGCTTGCGTCTCTATAGCAGTCGATCATACACCGCGTGCAGCCGTCGCGTATGAGTTTGGACGGTTCGAAGTCGAATATCGAGCACATAGGCTCCGGCCATGCATGGCATCTATACACGTCCAGATTCCAGTCCAGGTAGAAATATTTATATCCGGCAAGGCAGGCAAAGCGCTGCTTCTCGCCTCTTATGAACCGCTGCATCTCACGAAGTGAGGCTGTCGGGTTTATTACTCGAAACCTCTGCTTCATCTTGATGACGTTTTCAAATACATCCACAAGCTCTTCATTTGTGTAGTCGATCAGATCAGAGTCGGAATAACTGCGAAAACTCGACCCCAGGATTCTCAAGGGATATGAGAACGTCACCTGGTGAAAGTTGAGCGATTCAAGGAAGTCCGGCATTTTGGAGAGGTCTCCGAGCAGTTTGCTCATGGTCACTGACGCCGTGGTCTCTATTCCTGCGTCATGCAAAACTATATTCGCATATGCGATCCGTGAGCAGAGTCCGTAAATACCTCTGTTTTGCTCATGCGCTTCCACGGACGGCGCATCCACTGATATGATTGCGCTGTCCAGACCCGCATCTGCATATTTGCTTATCTGGTCATTTGAGAGCATCGAACCATTTGTGCAGATGATGGTTTTCATTCCCAGTGATCTCGCATGCGTGATCATGTCCGCAAGTTTCGGGTGAATTGTAGGCTCACCGCCTATGTAAGCGATATATCCTATGCCGTTTTTCGCCAAGATATTTTGTGCCGCAATAGCGTTTTCCAGCGAGACAAATGTGCGCTGTATGCCCATATCCATGCGGAAGTTGCAGAATTTGCATGTCGCATTGCAAGCGTCGGTAATCGCGAACTGGCAGAACCCCGGTCCACCGTTTTTAATTACCTGCCTGAATGTGGAATCTCTATTGGGTATATCGTGATGCTGCTTCAGAAATCCCAGGAACTCTCTGCCCTCGCGCAGTCTTCTCTTTCTGACCTCTCCGTCTTTTGCCATCTGAATCGCTATTCGAGCCATTACCTTAGGCCTGAAATAGAATCGTTTATAGAGCCTGTCCACACCTTTGCTGATCTCATCGGCGGATATGTTTTCATAGTGCATAGGGCAGACCTGCGTCCCGTTTTGCGAGACAAGTTCCGAAGGCACGAGCCATCCATTCGCGACCGCCTGATCGTAGAATTCCGTTCCTGGGTATGGCGCGGCGATTGAGACCTGCATTGTATCGGGGTCGAGTTCACATGCATAGCGAATAGTCTGCTCGAGTGTCTGCTTGGTTTCTCCGGGCAGACCCAGACAAAACGTGCCATGAAGTGCAATCCCAAGGGACTTGCAGTCTTTGGTGAATGCGCGCGCCATGTCGGTGCTAATGCCTTTGCGGACGTTTTTGAGTATGTCATCACTGCCGGACTCATACCCCACCATCAATAGTCTGAGCCCTGATTCCTTAAGCGTTTTGAGTGTTCCGTAAGGCACGTTTGCTCTGCTGCTGGTCGACCATGTGATCCCGAGCGGGCCGATCAGTCTTGCAGTCTCTTCTGCGCGCCGGGTATTGGCTGTGAATGTGTCATCGTCTATAAATAGTTCTTTGACCTGTGGAAACAGTTCTTTTGCCCTTGCCAGTTCATCACACACTGAGTGAGGGCTGCGCACTCTATACTCATGGCCGGAAATAGTCTGCGGCCAGAGGCAATACGTGCATCTTCCGGGGCAGCCTCTTCCCGTGTAGATCGACAGATACGGGTGCATCAGATAGCCTATGTAGTAGTTTTCGATGGTGAGATCACGTTTGTAGACATCGATCACGGATGGCAGCGCATCCAGGTCTCTAATAAGCTCTGAATCACAATTATGGCGGATATCATCTCCATCTCGCCAACTGATCCCATCTATATCACTGAGCTTGTGCCCTTGTGTAATTTTTTGTATTGGAATCTCGAACTCACGCCTGACCACGAAGTCCACAGCTTCAACCGACCGCAGCGACTCCTCAGCCAGCACGCTTACATGCGGTCCAACGAAGCCTATACTGGCATTATTTCTTTTCATTTTGATCCGCTCAGCCAGGCGGGAGTCGTTTGCAAATGATGGCGTGCTTGTGTAGATTATGATAAGTTCATAGTCTGTGCAGATATCCAGAACTTGCTCAACAGTCAAGTCATCTGCCGGCGCATCAACGACTCTGCTGTTTTCGACAATTGCAGATGCCTGAGCGAGCCATGTGGGATACCAGAATGACTTTATTTCTCTTCTAGCCTGATATCGTGAACCGGCACCGCCGTCGAAACCCTGAAAAGAAGGAGGATTGAGAAAAAGCGTTTTCATACTGCTTCATATTTGCCCCCGGCGCATTGGCTCTAAACAGATAGGTTGTCATATAGTATTCCGGTTTATTTAAGCAATCGGCGGGCATAATTGTATCCAGACCCAAATTCAGTCATGGAGACCGATGCCGATGAGAATAAACTGCCTGCATGTTCTGCTTGTAGTCATCTTATCGATGATTTGCCTGGATAATGTAATGGCTTCAGATCTGGTAAGTGATGATTTTGCTCGCAGTATATCGGGTGCTGTAGTGCCGTTTATAATTGTGGGCGAGCTGTCGTTGGTTTCAGACAAGAAAGAGTTTACGACAGGCATCAAAGCGCTCGGTGCCACAACCATGACCACCTCATTCCTCAAGCGCATAGTTGGTGAGAAGCGTCCAAACAGCGATTCCACGTTCAGCTTCCCAAGCGGCCATACAACGGCTGCATTCGCAATGGCGACGGTATTGTCCGACTACAGGCCGCAATACAAATGGCCTGCCTATATCACGGCTGCCGCGATAGGTTATTCGCGTGTCGAGGTCGGGTCTCATTACTGGCAGGATGTAATAGGCGGCGCCGCCATCGGCTATTATATGGCCAAAACTTTCACCAAGGAGGGCTTAGCTCCAACCTCCAACGGCATAGCGCTGCAGTGGAGTTGGTAAATTACCCACCGGGATGGCTAGGCACCCGCCGAGCCATAAAAATGGATTGTCTTCTTCAGGTTCTTCCATCCTATAATGCATAATAACCCTGTTCTTTCTGGAGGATTTTCTATTTGCGGGGTATAAGGATATAGTGCTCGGCAAGTGATCGATCATCCGAGCCGTCAATGATTTCAGCCGATCTGGAGGCTCTGGATGCATAAGGGCGATTTAACTGGTCGCATAATAGGTATGCTTGTATTTCTTGCCGGGGTGGGGATACTGGTCTTCGTCTTCGTGGCCGCGTTTCAATATTTCAACTCAAATGCCATTGTTCTCAAGCCTGCGGCTCCGGTATCCGCTACTCAGACCACGACCAGCCGCCTGGGGGAATCGGTGGTATTATTGATGGGCAGGATAGCTCTGCTCATTGTGATGGCAATCGCGGGTTCCCAAGTAGCGAGCAGAGGAATTCAGCTATATTTTGCCGCCACCGGCTTTAGAAGACCGACTATGCCCGAAGTCCCACCTGAAGCTGTCTAGAATGACCCTTCGACCAGTGAGAGGACGCTGATCAAAGGGCCGCAAAATCTTCATTTATGGTGGACGTAGAGCCCACATTTATTTATTACCCCGAAGCGTCGCGTGACTTTGCCTGAATGGTGAATCTAGCCCGGATTATGCGCTTACCGCATAATCCGGGTCTCTGAGGGCATTATTCACGTTCCTCGTGAATAATGCGGGCTAGTCAAATAGGCTTAATGTCTGCTGATTGGCGGGATCCATGTGTTTCTTTGTCGGTGGTTTAGGAAACAAGACATCGAAGTCCTCGCCAAACGCTTCCTTAAGTCGACTTGCGAATTTATAGAGTTTCTCCAGGAGGTAATGTCTATCCTCATCTCCAGCATAGTCACCCGCCAGCCCGATTGAGCCGTCATTTTTCTCATAGATGCTCACATACTGACCGACTTTCATGCCCTTTGCAGCCTGTGCAAGCCGCTTTTTGCCTGTGGAGTGGAAGGTCTTTTCTGTGATCCTTTCTCGCCTGGCAAATTTTTCTATACCGAGCTGACCATTGCTGATTTTTTCAGAGAGTGATTTGTATAGTTCGCCTGCTTTGTCTTTTTCGCCTCGCAGCAGATATTCTGCAGTGCCGGATATGAAATCCAACCCGAACGGCTCATCCGCGCGTGATCTCAAAGCAGAACCTCTAAATGTCTTCTTGCCGTCGTATGATTCCAGCACATAGTTTTTGATCTTTACCGAGATCATAGCTTTGTAGCGACCGTCATGCGCCAGCCTGATGCCTTCGGGCAGTGCCGAGCCGATGCGTTCGATATATTCGACTTCTTTTTCTTCGCTGTCGATATCATTTGGCGGGCTGAAATATACGCCATCGGTGTCCACTTCCACCACCATACTTCCCGCCTTTTCAAGTTCCTCGACTATCCGCTTGACCAGTTTCTGACCCGTAGTCGTGACCCTTGCGCCGGCGTCATGATCGTTAAAATTGAACGGTCCGGCCAGGTAGCCATAGAACGAGTTGATAAGGATTTTGAACGCGCTCTGCAGTCCATCCCAATATGCGTGTTCACGCCCCTGCGACTCTTTTGCCTTGCGTTTGGCCGCCAGTCTCCTCTGCACCAGGTTCGCGAGGGCGGGCAAGAAAATATCCAGAGTATCGTTTTTCGGTTTGACCTTATGTGTGAGCATGATACTCGGATACAGACTCTCCACATCGCACTTGACTATATGCTCGATCACTCCAGCCGTGCGCACCTCCGTGTATCCACCCGGCAGCGTTTTTTGTTCGGACTGCTCTGGGATAGCACAGCCCTTGCTGAGATAGTGCCGAATGAAGATGGAGTTGATTTTTTCGCCGGTGCCGGATGTCGCAGCACGCTCATATGTGTCGGGTATCATCTGAGTCAAATAGAACTCATACGGGCATACTATCCCCGCCAGCAGATCGGTCTCTCTGACATCTTGAGTAGTATACTTTTTGACCCGCTCGGGGTTGTCATGCCACTCCTGCGCAATCTTGTCGTGAGGGATAATTTCTCTATCGTCTTCCGCAATGCCCAGTGCCTTAGCGGCGGCCTTGAGAGAGTAGCTCGACAGACTCGCCCGTGACACATCCCACCTCTGCACTGCCAGCAGGGTGTCGATTATGTGCCTGCCATGGATATGAGCCGGGCTGAACGGCCTGGAGTAATAGCCTATAGCGCTCTGCTGCTTCTGGCCGAATATAACTTCTGAACCATCGCGTCCGAATGCCAGCCTCACACCTCTATATTTCGCACGAGCCGCCATGTAAGCCAGGTCGAAGTCATATATGTTGTGGCCTTCTATTATGTCTGGGTCGCGTTCACGCACGCATGAGACAGTATCTCTCAATATCTGTGCTTCATCTCCAGTGATTAGGGTCTCGAAGCCTCGATTGTCCCTTATAGCGACCATGAATATCTCGTTTTCAGGCTTGTCGGGTGTGAGCGCGAGGGTTTCTATATCGAGCTGCATGCGGACGACATCGTCGAAATCCATTCCCTTAAAGAGAGTTTGGCCTGTCCTGGTCAGATACTGCTTTGCCGCGGTCGGCATAGCGATATGCGATGCGTGCGCGTCACGCAGCCAGTATCGTGCGGCGTTATATGAATTGCTGCTGTCGAACTCTGCCAGGAATCTATAGCCGCTGCCGTCAAGCTCTGTCCACTGCGCGTCAGTGATCTGGTGCTTCTCAGTCGTGAGTATCCAGCGTTTGAACGGCGTCTCGTGCGTTGTCATCGCGCCATCGATTCGTCGATAGATAATGGCGGTTTCCGTTCCGACTTCCACAGCAACTATTCCTTCAGTCGGGTCGCTGCCGAAAAGGATTTTCTCAACACTGTCCATAACTCGTATATTATACCATTGGAATACAGAGGTTTATTACAAATGAATAGCAAGCCAATCAGTCTGGGAATAGTCGGCCTCGGTCGAGCCACGCAGTCGATGCATCTGAAAGAACTGGAGGGCAGAGAATCAAAGTTCAGGATAGTTGCGGCGTGTGATGTAATCGAGGATCGGCGTGCAATGATGACCGAGCATTACGGCTGTCCTGCTTACGAGAAGATTGAGGACCTGATAGCCGATCCACAGGTTGAAATGGTAGACATAGTGACCCGTTCTCCCGATCATTTCGCACATGCGAAGATGGCTCTGGAGGCCGGCAAATATGTATTTCTCGAAAAGCCCATGTGCACCAATTATAAGGATGCTCTTGCCTTATCCAAGATAGCCGAATCCACTGGCAACAGGCTATATATCCGCCACAACAGACGTTTCGAGCCGGCGTTTACGCATATTCGAGAGATCATATCATCGGGGATTCTGGGTGATGTATATCAGATCAAGCTGCAGCGGGCGCAGTATATGCGACGCGGCGATTGGCAGACGATCAAGGAGTGCGGAGGCGGCATGCTGCTCAACTGGGGGCCGCATATCATCGACCATTCTCTTCGCCTGCTGGAGTCTCCGGTCAAGTCTATGTTCAGTGATCTCAAGCGGGTTGCGGCTATAGGCAACGCCGAAGATCACATCAAGATAGTGTTTATGGGTGAGAACGGCCGGATGGTGGACATGGAGATATGCTTTGGTGCTGCTTTGAGCCAGGATGTGTATATGATATGGGGCACACGCGGTGCGCTTTCGAGTGATGAGAAGACAATCAAGCTGCGTTATATCGACCCGAACCAGCAGCTTTCAGATAAGTTTGCAAATCCCGGCACACCTAATATCGGCGATTACTGCCTGCCTGAAAAGCTCGAATGGATAGAAGAGTCGATTCCGGTAGATCCTCAGCTCAAGGTTGATATGACATCCATATGGGACTATCTGTATTCCACTGTCCGTGAGGGCAAGCCATTCCCAATCACGATAGACGAGGCTTTGGGTGTGATAAAGGTCATTTCTGAGGTGAAAGCGGGCACCGAATTTAGCGGTTAGCCTGTCGTACAGAGTCAATATCAAATACAAAATCTATGATTCGATGTTCGGGCGCGATATCCGATTGCGCCCGAAAGAGAACAATCGTATAGGACAATAGTTTGAGTCAAGTAATTTGGAAAGTAAAAGACTGCGATGAGCCTGCAGCGGTCCGGCTGCACGAACAGACCGGCGCATCTCCTGCGGTCTGCAAGCTGCTGGTCAGCCGCGGTGTCAAGACAGGCTCTGATTACGACAGTTTTATGAACCCATCTCTTTCGCAGATGCACGATCCATATTTGCTTGCCGACATGGAGGAGGGCGTCGAGCGGCTGGCCGACGCGATTGTTTCAGGCGAAAAGATATGCGTTCACGGTGATTATGATGTGGACGGCATCACCAGCACAGCTTTATTGGTCAGGACACTGCGCGCACTCAAGGCGAATGTCGACTATTTGCTTCCTCATCGTCAGAAGGACGGCTACGACATTAAGCCGTTTGCGATAGATGCAGCTGCGCAGAGAGGCTGTTCGCTGGTAGTAAGCTGTGACTGCGGCATAAACGCCGTCTCGACCGCTGAGCGTGCCAGGGAGCTTGGCATTGACCTGATTATAACCGACCACCATGACCCCGGCGCCCAGCTTCCCGATGCCGCCGCCGTGATAAATCCCAAGAGGCCGGATTCGCAGTATCCTTTTACGGGGCTTGCGGGCGTAGGAGTGGCCCTCAAACTTGCCCAGGGGCTTGTAAGGCTGCTCGGTCATGATGACGAGTCTTTCGTCTCTCGATTTGTCGATCTGGCGGCTCTTGGGACGGTTGCTGATGTTGTCCCATTGCTCGATGAGAACCGCACGATAGTAAAGCTTGGCCTTGACGCCATAGCCACCAGCAAGAAGGTGGGTCTGAGGACCATGCTCAGGACCACCGGCCTTGAGGGCAAGACTATGACTGCACATTATCTTGCCTATATTCTCGGTCCGCGGATCAATGCCGTGGGCAGGATGGATGATGCCGCCGCCGCGCTCCAGCTCCTGCTCACAAAAGATGATAAAGAGGCGTCTGAGCTGGCTTCGGCTATGGAGAGGCACAATTCCAACCGCAAGGTCGAGCAGGAAAAAATTCTGGAGCAGACGAATGTCCAGTTCGCAGATAGAGACTTGGCCTCTAGCCGTATTCTTGTGCTTTCGAGCGATGGCTGGAACCCAGGCGTAATAGGCATAGTCGCGGGCAAGATATGCGAGACCTACTGCTGCCCGGCTATCCTTATCGCTCGAGACGAATCGTCAGGTATGGGTGTCGGTTCGGCGCGCAGTATAGATGCTTTTCATATGCGCGATGCTCTCGCGCAGTGTTCGGACCTTTTTACCCATTTCGGCGGTCATGCTCTGGCTGCAGGCTTCACGATCCCACTTGAGAATATTGCGCCTTTTGAAGACCGGATCGGTACTCTTGCACGCGAATCGATCTCAGATGAGGCGATGGTCCCGCGAATAGATATAGACACTCAGCTTGCGCCTGAGGATATTAATCGTAATCTAGCGGATATGCTGATGTGCATGGAGCCTTTTGGCGAAGGCAACCCCGAGCCTGTTTTCATGACCACCGGGCTGAAAGTCACCCATAAACAGAGGGTAGGGGACGGCTCTCATCTCAAGCTCAAAGTGCAGGGCAAAAATGGTCCCGCAATCGAGTGCATCGCGTTCAGAATGGGCGATCTTTGCGATGGGCTTGAGCTTGGCGGGAGCATAGATATGTGTTACCATGTTAAGCTAAATAAGTTCAATGGCACCGAGTCGGTGCAGTTGGTGTGCAAGGCGATCAGGTAATATCAGTGATAGTTCAGATGGCCGATATCGATTCTATAATCAGCAAGGTGTTGGAATATAATGACGCGGCGGATACGGATCTGATCCGCCGTGCATACGAGTTCGCATCTGTCGCTCATAAAGATCAGCTCCGCGAGACCGGTGACCCCTACATCACTCATCCTCTGGCGACCGCCGAGATTCTGACAGATCTCGAGATGGACACAGCCAGCATCGCGGCTGCTCTGCTCCATGACGTGGTCGAAGACCAAGACTATTCGATTGACGACATAAAGGATAAATTCGGTTCCGAGATAGCAGCGCTGGTCGACGGCGTCACCAAGTTGAAACTGGCCGATTTTGACGTTATGGATGATGCGCAGGAGCGCCAGGAGGTTCCGAAGAAGCGCCGTGCCGAGTTCAAGCGAAGCGCTGAGAACCTACGCAAAATATTCCTTGCCATGGCGCGCGATCTGCGTGTTATGGTCATCAAACTTGCCGACCGGCTGCACAATATGCGGACCCTGAGCGGTCTGCCTGAGGACCGTCAGAAGAAGGTGTCGCAGGAGACGATGCAGATATACGCTCCTCTTGCGCACAGGCTGGGTATCTGGAAGATCAAATGGGAGCTTGAGGACCTGGCGTTCAAGTATATTGAGCCGGAGGCCTATGCAAAGGTTGCGGATAAGGTCTCAGGCACGCGCGGCGACCGTGAGGACGACCTGGCCGAGGCCGTTGAGATGATCCAGAGACATCTGACCAAGGACGGCATTGATGCCACGATCCAGGCAAGGCCGAAGCATCTCTGGAGCATATATCAAAAGATGCTTCGTGAGGAAGTTGATTTCTCGGAGATATACGACCTTTCGGCAATCCGGGTTATCGTGAACAGGGTAGGCGAGTGCTATCATGCGCTGGGTCTGGTCCATGACCTTTGGATGCCGATCCCCGAGAGGTTTTCGGATTACATTGCAAAGCCCAAGTCGAACATGTATCAATCGCTGCACACCAAGGTGATCGGACCGAGGGGTGAGCCTTTGGAGGTGCAGATAAGGACCTGGGATATGCACAGGGTCGCTGACTTCGGTGTAGCTGCTCACTGGCAGTATAAGGAGCGTATGCGGTCGGGCGACGAGTTCGAGCGCAAACTTTCGTGGCTGCGCCAGCAGCTCTTCGACTGGCAGTCCGACAGCAAGGATGCAGGTGAGTTCCTGCACTCGGTGATCAACGATCTGTTTACCGACCAGGTGTTTGTATTTACTCCACGGGGGGACGTTATTGACCTGCCGGCAGGCTCTACTCCAGTGGATTTCGCATATAGGATCCACAGCGATGTAGGCAACCACTGCGTCGGCGGCAAAGTAAACGGCCGGATCGTGCCTCTGACGTATAAGTTCAACAACGGCGACATAGTCGAGGTCATAACCCGGTCGAATGCACAGCCCAGCCTAGACTGGTTGGCATTTGTCAAAACTTCTCATGCCCGCAATCGTATAAAGGGTTTTTATAGGCGGGCACATTATGCCGAGTCTGTCACCAAAGGCCGCGAGATGCTCGACCGCGAGCTTGAGAAACTTGGTCATGAGCCCAAGGAACTGATAAAGGTCAGTGACATCACGGCAGTAGCCAAGGCGCTGAATTTGCAGACTGAGGACGACCTGTATGCCGCGATAGGCTATGGCCATGTCGCGCTGGGCAGTGTGGTCAACAAGCTGAAAATACCTGAGCCGCCCAAGTCTGAGGCGCTGGTGATAGAGGCTCCCAAGTCCACTGGCAAGAGCAAACTCGCCGTCACCCTCGATGGGGTGAAAAACCTCATGATAACCCGGGCAAAGTGCTGCGCGCCGCTTCCGGGTGAGGAAGTTGTCGGCTATGTCTCCCGGGGTAAAGGCGTATCTCTGCATTCTGTGACATGCCCGAATGTCGCGGCCTATAGGGCGAGTGAGCCTGAGCGTCTGGTCGATATCAACTGGACCGAGGCCGATGGCGAGCGATATCCCACAAATATTGCGATACATGCCCTGAACCGCATGGGTCTGCTCAGTGAGATTACGGCTATGTTTTCTGAGTCCAAGACAAACATAACTGGCGCCAAGGTCAAGACTATGCCTGACAAGACGGCGACAATCGATCTTACGGTCGATCTGCCGAATGTTCATGCGCTAAATGACCTTATGATCAAGGTCGGCAGCCT carries:
- a CDS encoding GrpB family protein → MSEVTLVQPYNTQWPYWFESVKAFVEPALAGVQYTIEHVGSTAVLGMTAKPIIDIDVIVERPVLSQVIDRLAAIGYTHLGDLGILDREAFTLQDQKLIESLPPHHFYVCIASAASLRDHICFRNFMRTHPEWVDRLSQHKLELCKQFDNDRQSYIDGKSDMVCEITTLAMMGK
- a CDS encoding DMT family transporter; the encoded protein is MLKVGISLGMAILFGAIGDILMSKGMQENGAVSIRRISDVPKIAKLVFSRPLVILGVVSMAIYFGSYVAVLGWIDVSVANPLTALSYLIASAYAAFVMKEKLGIARTAGILLIVLGAILVGLSS
- a CDS encoding EamA family transporter: MDQKTLKIEPIVQREKTLMQRLSRNKIKVLIAMFFAVIFGAFGDISIRYGMRNVEAAQHFCLYGHFICASTNPFVWIGVLLLVLFFILYLTSLSWEELSYVLPLTAADYVLVTLLAYLLLGEDVSPMRWAGSLLVATGIALVVRT
- a CDS encoding radical SAM protein; this encodes MGFLKQHHDIPNRDSTFRQVIKNGGPGFCQFAITDACNATCKFCNFRMDMGIQRTFVSLENAIAAQNILAKNGIGYIAYIGGEPTIHPKLADMITHARSLGMKTIICTNGSMLSNDQISKYADAGLDSAIISVDAPSVEAHEQNRGIYGLCSRIAYANIVLHDAGIETTASVTMSKLLGDLSKMPDFLESLNFHQVTFSYPLRILGSSFRSYSDSDLIDYTNEELVDVFENVIKMKQRFRVINPTASLREMQRFIRGEKQRFACLAGYKYFYLDWNLDVYRCHAWPEPMCSIFDFEPSKLIRDGCTRCMIDCYRDASVLHEVGMAIYDAKCSLVNGHPGKAAVRFFNINTFEAVKSVLEDMSWIRRL
- a CDS encoding phosphatase PAP2 family protein; the encoded protein is MRINCLHVLLVVILSMICLDNVMASDLVSDDFARSISGAVVPFIIVGELSLVSDKKEFTTGIKALGATTMTTSFLKRIVGEKRPNSDSTFSFPSGHTTAAFAMATVLSDYRPQYKWPAYITAAAIGYSRVEVGSHYWQDVIGGAAIGYYMAKTFTKEGLAPTSNGIALQWSW
- a CDS encoding DNA polymerase → MDSVEKILFGSDPTEGIVAVEVGTETAIIYRRIDGAMTTHETPFKRWILTTEKHQITDAQWTELDGSGYRFLAEFDSSNSYNAARYWLRDAHASHIAMPTAAKQYLTRTGQTLFKGMDFDDVVRMQLDIETLALTPDKPENEIFMVAIRDNRGFETLITGDEAQILRDTVSCVRERDPDIIEGHNIYDFDLAYMAARAKYRGVRLAFGRDGSEVIFGQKQQSAIGYYSRPFSPAHIHGRHIIDTLLAVQRWDVSRASLSSYSLKAAAKALGIAEDDREIIPHDKIAQEWHDNPERVKKYTTQDVRETDLLAGIVCPYEFYLTQMIPDTYERAATSGTGEKINSIFIRHYLSKGCAIPEQSEQKTLPGGYTEVRTAGVIEHIVKCDVESLYPSIMLTHKVKPKNDTLDIFLPALANLVQRRLAAKRKAKESQGREHAYWDGLQSAFKILINSFYGYLAGPFNFNDHDAGARVTTTGQKLVKRIVEELEKAGSMVVEVDTDGVYFSPPNDIDSEEKEVEYIERIGSALPEGIRLAHDGRYKAMISVKIKNYVLESYDGKKTFRGSALRSRADEPFGLDFISGTAEYLLRGEKDKAGELYKSLSEKISNGQLGIEKFARRERITEKTFHSTGKKRLAQAAKGMKVGQYVSIYEKNDGSIGLAGDYAGDEDRHYLLEKLYKFASRLKEAFGEDFDVLFPKPPTKKHMDPANQQTLSLFD
- a CDS encoding Gfo/Idh/MocA family oxidoreductase → MNSKPISLGIVGLGRATQSMHLKELEGRESKFRIVAACDVIEDRRAMMTEHYGCPAYEKIEDLIADPQVEMVDIVTRSPDHFAHAKMALEAGKYVFLEKPMCTNYKDALALSKIAESTGNRLYIRHNRRFEPAFTHIREIISSGILGDVYQIKLQRAQYMRRGDWQTIKECGGGMLLNWGPHIIDHSLRLLESPVKSMFSDLKRVAAIGNAEDHIKIVFMGENGRMVDMEICFGAALSQDVYMIWGTRGALSSDEKTIKLRYIDPNQQLSDKFANPGTPNIGDYCLPEKLEWIEESIPVDPQLKVDMTSIWDYLYSTVREGKPFPITIDEALGVIKVISEVKAGTEFSG
- the recJ gene encoding single-stranded-DNA-specific exonuclease RecJ, which codes for MSQVIWKVKDCDEPAAVRLHEQTGASPAVCKLLVSRGVKTGSDYDSFMNPSLSQMHDPYLLADMEEGVERLADAIVSGEKICVHGDYDVDGITSTALLVRTLRALKANVDYLLPHRQKDGYDIKPFAIDAAAQRGCSLVVSCDCGINAVSTAERARELGIDLIITDHHDPGAQLPDAAAVINPKRPDSQYPFTGLAGVGVALKLAQGLVRLLGHDDESFVSRFVDLAALGTVADVVPLLDENRTIVKLGLDAIATSKKVGLRTMLRTTGLEGKTMTAHYLAYILGPRINAVGRMDDAAAALQLLLTKDDKEASELASAMERHNSNRKVEQEKILEQTNVQFADRDLASSRILVLSSDGWNPGVIGIVAGKICETYCCPAILIARDESSGMGVGSARSIDAFHMRDALAQCSDLFTHFGGHALAAGFTIPLENIAPFEDRIGTLARESISDEAMVPRIDIDTQLAPEDINRNLADMLMCMEPFGEGNPEPVFMTTGLKVTHKQRVGDGSHLKLKVQGKNGPAIECIAFRMGDLCDGLELGGSIDMCYHVKLNKFNGTESVQLVCKAIR
- a CDS encoding bifunctional (p)ppGpp synthetase/guanosine-3',5'-bis(diphosphate) 3'-pyrophosphohydrolase produces the protein MQGDQVISVIVQMADIDSIISKVLEYNDAADTDLIRRAYEFASVAHKDQLRETGDPYITHPLATAEILTDLEMDTASIAAALLHDVVEDQDYSIDDIKDKFGSEIAALVDGVTKLKLADFDVMDDAQERQEVPKKRRAEFKRSAENLRKIFLAMARDLRVMVIKLADRLHNMRTLSGLPEDRQKKVSQETMQIYAPLAHRLGIWKIKWELEDLAFKYIEPEAYAKVADKVSGTRGDREDDLAEAVEMIQRHLTKDGIDATIQARPKHLWSIYQKMLREEVDFSEIYDLSAIRVIVNRVGECYHALGLVHDLWMPIPERFSDYIAKPKSNMYQSLHTKVIGPRGEPLEVQIRTWDMHRVADFGVAAHWQYKERMRSGDEFERKLSWLRQQLFDWQSDSKDAGEFLHSVINDLFTDQVFVFTPRGDVIDLPAGSTPVDFAYRIHSDVGNHCVGGKVNGRIVPLTYKFNNGDIVEVITRSNAQPSLDWLAFVKTSHARNRIKGFYRRAHYAESVTKGREMLDRELEKLGHEPKELIKVSDITAVAKALNLQTEDDLYAAIGYGHVALGSVVNKLKIPEPPKSEALVIEAPKSTGKSKLAVTLDGVKNLMITRAKCCAPLPGEEVVGYVSRGKGVSLHSVTCPNVAAYRASEPERLVDINWTEADGERYPTNIAIHALNRMGLLSEITAMFSESKTNITGAKVKTMPDKTATIDLTVDLPNVHALNDLMIKVGSLSDVLKIERVAAHRSKKI